From the Brachyhypopomus gauderio isolate BG-103 chromosome 5, BGAUD_0.2, whole genome shotgun sequence genome, one window contains:
- the srgap1b gene encoding SLIT-ROBO Rho GTPase-activating protein 1b isoform X1: MSNTAKIKKEKEILTEYESQVKEIRSQLVEQQKCLEQQTEVRVQLHQDLQDFFRKKAEIESDYSRSLEKLAERFMAKTRSTKDHQQYKKDQNLLSPVNCWYLLLNQVRRESKDHATLSDLYLNNVITRISHVSEDNTRLLKKSKEITFQLQEDLMKILNELYTVMKTYHMYHSETLSAETKLKEAERQGERQGRGGEVFGLRHEERHQRRNAARKIQKMKEKRQAKYSENKLKVMKARNEYLLTLEAANAALFKYYIQDLSHLIDCCDLGYHASLSRALRTYLSAEYSLETSRHEGLDILEGAVESLDPRSDRQRFMETHPTAFTPPARFTYQPHMGDQVSQITAVPQVQAELLLRYQQLQSRLATLKIENEEVKKTSEATLSTIQDMLNMEDYDVSDSFQHSRSTESVKSSVSDTYLSKPSLAKRRANQQETELFYFNKLKEYLEGSNLISKLQAKHDLLKKSMTEGYRADIMTTSRRRNSHSRNQDSGKAIPLIVESCIRYINLYGLQHQGIFRVSGSQVEVNDIKNSFERGNDPLTDEENNHDINSVAGVLKMYFRNLDNSLFPKEKFNDLIACVRTESLYERALTIRKLLMTSPRPTLVIMRYLFAFLNHLSQYSDENMMDPGNLAICFGPTLMPTPDLLDQVSCQTHVNEVIKTIIIHHETIFPDAKELEGPVYEKCMSTTEYCESPYSEPGVFEEGEQDGGTETQTSEEEGDPVEAVAKFDYVGRSDRELSFKKGASLLLFQRASEDWWEGQHNGTDGLIPHQYITLQEEEAMSDTMSQKADSAVSSTPSDEVSTRRSLTSPTEPRLPETFISRHRKRTEALLRRVPGRLGDSHCHGNGLERSSPPVTVTVTGHFSPRELLRAHTGPQDSPELLRRRGVHPTGPTPISTNGSLTSSISRHESLRRERESPPIRQSPSALHCSVPEQRTRTLNPLTMAQDIEETMSLALNELRELERQSGKPAAPDLVLDTLEQVKSSPSLPSGSTPSTLSSPSDSPSPLSPHSPLPPLPGPSSRRCPNDAPASFLPAASPRMGVTLRPPALRPKPPILPKANPPPTQLPPGQPQNFPPDKSGTM; the protein is encoded by the exons ATGTCCAACACGGCCAAGATCAAAAAGGAGAAGGAGATCCTCACGGAGTACGAGAGCCAGGTGAAAG agatCCGCTCTCAGCTGGtggagcagcagaaatgtctggAGCAGCAGACAGAGGTGCGGGTCCAGCTGCATCAGGACCTGCAGGACTTCTTCCGTAAGAAAGCGGAGATCGAGAGCGATTACTCCCGCAGCCTGGAGAAGCTGGCCGAGCGCTTCATGGCCAAGACCCGCAGCACCAAGGACCACCAGCAGTACAA GAAGGACCAGAACCTGCTGTCCCCGGTGAACTGCTGGTACCTGCTGCTCAACCAGGTGCGGCGTGAGAGCAAGGACCACGCCACGCTGAGTGACCTCTACCTCAACAACGTCATCACGCGCATATCGCACGTCAGCGAGGATAACACCCGCCTCCTCAAGAAG AGTAAAGAGATCACTTTCCAGCTGCAAGAGGACCTAATGAAGATTCTTAACGAACTGTACACG GTGATGAAGACCTACCACATGTACCACAGTGAGACGCTGAGCGCGGAGACCAAGCTGAAGGAGGCAGAGCGTCAGGGAGAGAGGCAGGGGCGGGGGGGCGAGGTCTTCGGCCTGCGTCACGAGGAACGACACCAGCGCCGCAACGCTGCCCGCAAGATCCAGAAGATGAAGGAGAAA CGTCAGGCCAAGTATTCCGAAAACAAGCTAAAGGTGATGAAGGCTCGTAACGAGTACCTGTTGACTCTGGAAGCTGCAAACGCGGCTCTGTTCAAGTACTACATCCAGGACCTGTCGCACCTGATCGAC TGTTGTGATCTGGGCTACCACGCCAGTCTGAGCCGGGCACTGCGTACATATCTGTCAGCTGAGTACAGTCTGGAGACGTCCCGTCACGAGGGTCTGGATATCctggagggggcagtagagagctTGGATCCCCGCAGTGACCGCCAACGTTTCATGGAGACACACCCAACTGCTTTTACACCCCCAGCTCGCTTCACCTACCAACCCCATATGGGTGACCAG GTGAGTCAGATCACGGCGGTACCACAGGTACAGGCTGAGCTGCTGCTGCGCTATCAGCAGCTGCAGTCCCGTCTCGCCACGCTGAAGATCGAGAACGAGGAG gtgAAGAAGACCTCAGAAGCCACTCTGAGCACCATCCAGGACATGCTGAACATGGAGGACTACGACGTGTCCGACAGCTTCCAGCACAGCCGCTCCACCGAGTCGGTCAAGTCCAGCGTGTCGGACACGTACCTCAGCAAACCGAGCCTGGCCAAGCGCCGCGCCAACCAGCAGGAGACCGAGCTCTTCTACTTCAAC AAGCTGAAGGAGTATCTGGAAGGCAGCAACCTTATCTCCAAACTACAGGCGAAGCATGACCTCCTGAAGAAGAGCATGAccgagg GGTACAGAGCAGACATAATGACAACCAG CCGTCGCCGAAACTCCCACAGTAGGAACCAG GACTCGGGGAAAGCCATTCCGCTCATCGTAGAGAGCTGCATACGATACATCAACCTATACG GGCTGCAGCACCAAGGAATTTTCCGAGTGTCTGGCTCGCAGGTGGAGGTCAATGACATCAAGAACTCTTTCGAGCGAG GAAACGACCCTCTGACAGATGAAGAGAATAACCATGACATCAACTCTGTGGCAGGTGTGCTGAAGATGTACTTCCGTAACCTGGACAACTCGCTCTTTCCCAAAGAGAAGTTCAACGACCTCATTGCCTGTGTCC GCACGGAGAGTTTGTACGAGCGGGCACTGACTATCCGGAAGCTCCTGATGACATCACCACGCCCTACTCTTGTTATTATGAGATACCTTTTTGCATTCCTCAATCA CCTCTCCCAGTACAGCGACGAAAACATGATGGATCCTGGAAACCTGGCTATCTGCTTCGGGCCCACACTCATGCCTACCCCGGACCTGCTGGACCAGGTCTCCTGCCAGACCCATGTCAATGAGGTCATCAAgaccatcatcatccaccaTGAGACCATCTTCCCCGATGCCAAGGAGCTCGAGGGTCCCGTCTATGAGAAGTGCATGAGTACCACAGAGtactg TGAGAGTCCGTATAGTGAGCCGGGAGTTTTTGAGGAGGGTGAGCAGGACGGtggcacagagacacagaccaGTGAAGAGG AAGGCGATCCCGTGGAGGCCGTAGCCAAGTTCGACTACGTGGGCCGCTCGGATCGCGAGCTGTCCTTCAAGAAGGGGGCGTCGCTGCTGCTCTTCCAGAGAGCCTCTGAGGACTGGTGGGAGGGGCAACACAACGGCACCGACGGACTCATACCACACCAGTACATCACCCTGCAGGA GGAGGAGGCCATGTCGGACACTATGAGTCAGAAGGCGGACAGTGCGGTCAGCAGCACGCCGTCAGATGAAGTGAGCACCAGGAGGTCCTTGACCTCCCCCACCGAACCAAGACTGCCAGAAACCTTCATCAGCCG TCACAGAAAGCGGACTGAGGCTCTCCTGCGTCGTGTTCCCGGTCGCCTCGGCGACAGCCACTGCCACGGTAACGGCCTGGAGCGCAGCTCGCCACCGGTGACCGTAACGGTGACGGGTCACTTCAGCCCGCGGGAGCTGCTCCGAGCGCACACAGGGCCCCAGGACAGCCCGGAACTACTGCGTCGCCGTGGCGTCCATCCCACTGGCCCCACCCCCATCAGCACCAACGGCTCGCTGACCTCCAGCATCAGTCGCCACGAGTCCCTCCGCAGGGAGCGGGAGAGTCCGCCCATACGCCAGTCTCCATCTGCCCTGCACTGCAGCGTCCCCGAGCagcgcacacgcacgctcaACCCACTCACCATGGCACAG GACATTGAGGAGACCATGAGCCTGGCCCTGAACGAGCTCCGTGAGCTAGAGAGGCAGAGCGGCAAACCGGCAGCGCCCGACCTGGTGCTGGACACTCTGGAGCAGGTGAAGAGCAGTCCGTCCCTGCCCTCCGGATCCACCCCGTCCACGCTGTCCAGCCCGTCCGACTCCCCCAGCCCCCTGAGCCCCCACAGCCCCCTGCCACCCCTGCCGGGTCCCTCCTCACGCCGCTGCCCCAACGATGCGCCCGCCTCCTTCCTGCCTGCCGCCTCGCCCCGAATGGGCGTGACCCTTCGCCCCCCGGCTCTCCGCCCCAAACCCCCCATCCTCCCAAAAGCCAACCCCCCGCCCACGCAGCTGCCCCCCGGCCAACCCCAGAACTTCCCCCCCGACAAGTCAGGCACTATGTGA
- the srgap1b gene encoding SLIT-ROBO Rho GTPase-activating protein 1b isoform X3, with protein sequence MSNTAKIKKEKEILTEYESQVKEIRSQLVEQQKCLEQQTEVRVQLHQDLQDFFRKKAEIESDYSRSLEKLAERFMAKTRSTKDHQQYKKDQNLLSPVNCWYLLLNQVRRESKDHATLSDLYLNNVITRISHVSEDNTRLLKKSKEITFQLQEDLMKILNELYTVMKTYHMYHSETLSAETKLKEAERQGERQGRGGEVFGLRHEERHQRRNAARKIQKMKEKRQAKYSENKLKVMKARNEYLLTLEAANAALFKYYIQDLSHLIDCCDLGYHASLSRALRTYLSAEYSLETSRHEGLDILEGAVESLDPRSDRQRFMETHPTAFTPPARFTYQPHMGDQVSQITAVPQVQAELLLRYQQLQSRLATLKIENEEVKKTSEATLSTIQDMLNMEDYDVSDSFQHSRSTESVKSSVSDTYLSKPSLAKRRANQQETELFYFNKLKEYLEGSNLISKLQAKHDLLKKSMTEGYRADIMTTSRRRNSHSRNQDSGKAIPLIVESCIRYINLYGLQHQGIFRVSGSQVEVNDIKNSFERGNDPLTDEENNHDINSVAGVLKMYFRNLDNSLFPKEKFNDLIACVRTESLYERALTIRKLLMTSPRPTLVIMRYLFAFLNHLSQYSDENMMDPGNLAICFGPTLMPTPDLLDQVSCQTHVNEVIKTIIIHHETIFPDAKELEGPVYEKCMSTTEYCESPYSEPGVFEEEGDPVEAVAKFDYVGRSDRELSFKKGASLLLFQRASEDWWEGQHNGTDGLIPHQYITLQEEEAMSDTMSQKADSAVSSTPSDEVSTRRSLTSPTEPRLPETFISRHRKRTEALLRRVPGRLGDSHCHGNGLERSSPPVTVTVTGHFSPRELLRAHTGPQDSPELLRRRGVHPTGPTPISTNGSLTSSISRHESLRRERESPPIRQSPSALHCSVPEQRTRTLNPLTMAQDIEETMSLALNELRELERQSGKPAAPDLVLDTLEQVKSSPSLPSGSTPSTLSSPSDSPSPLSPHSPLPPLPGPSSRRCPNDAPASFLPAASPRMGVTLRPPALRPKPPILPKANPPPTQLPPGQPQNFPPDKSGTM encoded by the exons ATGTCCAACACGGCCAAGATCAAAAAGGAGAAGGAGATCCTCACGGAGTACGAGAGCCAGGTGAAAG agatCCGCTCTCAGCTGGtggagcagcagaaatgtctggAGCAGCAGACAGAGGTGCGGGTCCAGCTGCATCAGGACCTGCAGGACTTCTTCCGTAAGAAAGCGGAGATCGAGAGCGATTACTCCCGCAGCCTGGAGAAGCTGGCCGAGCGCTTCATGGCCAAGACCCGCAGCACCAAGGACCACCAGCAGTACAA GAAGGACCAGAACCTGCTGTCCCCGGTGAACTGCTGGTACCTGCTGCTCAACCAGGTGCGGCGTGAGAGCAAGGACCACGCCACGCTGAGTGACCTCTACCTCAACAACGTCATCACGCGCATATCGCACGTCAGCGAGGATAACACCCGCCTCCTCAAGAAG AGTAAAGAGATCACTTTCCAGCTGCAAGAGGACCTAATGAAGATTCTTAACGAACTGTACACG GTGATGAAGACCTACCACATGTACCACAGTGAGACGCTGAGCGCGGAGACCAAGCTGAAGGAGGCAGAGCGTCAGGGAGAGAGGCAGGGGCGGGGGGGCGAGGTCTTCGGCCTGCGTCACGAGGAACGACACCAGCGCCGCAACGCTGCCCGCAAGATCCAGAAGATGAAGGAGAAA CGTCAGGCCAAGTATTCCGAAAACAAGCTAAAGGTGATGAAGGCTCGTAACGAGTACCTGTTGACTCTGGAAGCTGCAAACGCGGCTCTGTTCAAGTACTACATCCAGGACCTGTCGCACCTGATCGAC TGTTGTGATCTGGGCTACCACGCCAGTCTGAGCCGGGCACTGCGTACATATCTGTCAGCTGAGTACAGTCTGGAGACGTCCCGTCACGAGGGTCTGGATATCctggagggggcagtagagagctTGGATCCCCGCAGTGACCGCCAACGTTTCATGGAGACACACCCAACTGCTTTTACACCCCCAGCTCGCTTCACCTACCAACCCCATATGGGTGACCAG GTGAGTCAGATCACGGCGGTACCACAGGTACAGGCTGAGCTGCTGCTGCGCTATCAGCAGCTGCAGTCCCGTCTCGCCACGCTGAAGATCGAGAACGAGGAG gtgAAGAAGACCTCAGAAGCCACTCTGAGCACCATCCAGGACATGCTGAACATGGAGGACTACGACGTGTCCGACAGCTTCCAGCACAGCCGCTCCACCGAGTCGGTCAAGTCCAGCGTGTCGGACACGTACCTCAGCAAACCGAGCCTGGCCAAGCGCCGCGCCAACCAGCAGGAGACCGAGCTCTTCTACTTCAAC AAGCTGAAGGAGTATCTGGAAGGCAGCAACCTTATCTCCAAACTACAGGCGAAGCATGACCTCCTGAAGAAGAGCATGAccgagg GGTACAGAGCAGACATAATGACAACCAG CCGTCGCCGAAACTCCCACAGTAGGAACCAG GACTCGGGGAAAGCCATTCCGCTCATCGTAGAGAGCTGCATACGATACATCAACCTATACG GGCTGCAGCACCAAGGAATTTTCCGAGTGTCTGGCTCGCAGGTGGAGGTCAATGACATCAAGAACTCTTTCGAGCGAG GAAACGACCCTCTGACAGATGAAGAGAATAACCATGACATCAACTCTGTGGCAGGTGTGCTGAAGATGTACTTCCGTAACCTGGACAACTCGCTCTTTCCCAAAGAGAAGTTCAACGACCTCATTGCCTGTGTCC GCACGGAGAGTTTGTACGAGCGGGCACTGACTATCCGGAAGCTCCTGATGACATCACCACGCCCTACTCTTGTTATTATGAGATACCTTTTTGCATTCCTCAATCA CCTCTCCCAGTACAGCGACGAAAACATGATGGATCCTGGAAACCTGGCTATCTGCTTCGGGCCCACACTCATGCCTACCCCGGACCTGCTGGACCAGGTCTCCTGCCAGACCCATGTCAATGAGGTCATCAAgaccatcatcatccaccaTGAGACCATCTTCCCCGATGCCAAGGAGCTCGAGGGTCCCGTCTATGAGAAGTGCATGAGTACCACAGAGtactg TGAGAGTCCGTATAGTGAGCCGGGAGTTTTTGAGGAGG AAGGCGATCCCGTGGAGGCCGTAGCCAAGTTCGACTACGTGGGCCGCTCGGATCGCGAGCTGTCCTTCAAGAAGGGGGCGTCGCTGCTGCTCTTCCAGAGAGCCTCTGAGGACTGGTGGGAGGGGCAACACAACGGCACCGACGGACTCATACCACACCAGTACATCACCCTGCAGGA GGAGGAGGCCATGTCGGACACTATGAGTCAGAAGGCGGACAGTGCGGTCAGCAGCACGCCGTCAGATGAAGTGAGCACCAGGAGGTCCTTGACCTCCCCCACCGAACCAAGACTGCCAGAAACCTTCATCAGCCG TCACAGAAAGCGGACTGAGGCTCTCCTGCGTCGTGTTCCCGGTCGCCTCGGCGACAGCCACTGCCACGGTAACGGCCTGGAGCGCAGCTCGCCACCGGTGACCGTAACGGTGACGGGTCACTTCAGCCCGCGGGAGCTGCTCCGAGCGCACACAGGGCCCCAGGACAGCCCGGAACTACTGCGTCGCCGTGGCGTCCATCCCACTGGCCCCACCCCCATCAGCACCAACGGCTCGCTGACCTCCAGCATCAGTCGCCACGAGTCCCTCCGCAGGGAGCGGGAGAGTCCGCCCATACGCCAGTCTCCATCTGCCCTGCACTGCAGCGTCCCCGAGCagcgcacacgcacgctcaACCCACTCACCATGGCACAG GACATTGAGGAGACCATGAGCCTGGCCCTGAACGAGCTCCGTGAGCTAGAGAGGCAGAGCGGCAAACCGGCAGCGCCCGACCTGGTGCTGGACACTCTGGAGCAGGTGAAGAGCAGTCCGTCCCTGCCCTCCGGATCCACCCCGTCCACGCTGTCCAGCCCGTCCGACTCCCCCAGCCCCCTGAGCCCCCACAGCCCCCTGCCACCCCTGCCGGGTCCCTCCTCACGCCGCTGCCCCAACGATGCGCCCGCCTCCTTCCTGCCTGCCGCCTCGCCCCGAATGGGCGTGACCCTTCGCCCCCCGGCTCTCCGCCCCAAACCCCCCATCCTCCCAAAAGCCAACCCCCCGCCCACGCAGCTGCCCCCCGGCCAACCCCAGAACTTCCCCCCCGACAAGTCAGGCACTATGTGA
- the srgap1b gene encoding SLIT-ROBO Rho GTPase-activating protein 1b isoform X2: protein MSNTAKIKKEKEILTEYESQVKEIRSQLVEQQKCLEQQTEVRVQLHQDLQDFFRKKAEIESDYSRSLEKLAERFMAKTRSTKDHQQYKKDQNLLSPVNCWYLLLNQVRRESKDHATLSDLYLNNVITRISHVSEDNTRLLKKSKEITFQLQEDLMKILNELYTVMKTYHMYHSETLSAETKLKEAERQGERQGRGGEVFGLRHEERHQRRNAARKIQKMKEKRQAKYSENKLKVMKARNEYLLTLEAANAALFKYYIQDLSHLIDCCDLGYHASLSRALRTYLSAEYSLETSRHEGLDILEGAVESLDPRSDRQRFMETHPTAFTPPARFTYQPHMGDQVSQITAVPQVQAELLLRYQQLQSRLATLKIENEEVKKTSEATLSTIQDMLNMEDYDVSDSFQHSRSTESVKSSVSDTYLSKPSLAKRRANQQETELFYFNKLKEYLEGSNLISKLQAKHDLLKKSMTEGYRADIMTTSRRRNSHSRNQDSGKAIPLIVESCIRYINLYGLQHQGIFRVSGSQVEVNDIKNSFERGNDPLTDEENNHDINSVAGVLKMYFRNLDNSLFPKEKFNDLIACVRTESLYERALTIRKLLMTSPRPTLVIMRYLFAFLNHLSQYSDENMMDPGNLAICFGPTLMPTPDLLDQVSCQTHVNEVIKTIIIHHETIFPDAKELEGPVYEKCMSTTEYCESPYSEPGVFEEGEQDGGTETQTSEEGDPVEAVAKFDYVGRSDRELSFKKGASLLLFQRASEDWWEGQHNGTDGLIPHQYITLQEEEAMSDTMSQKADSAVSSTPSDEVSTRRSLTSPTEPRLPETFISRHRKRTEALLRRVPGRLGDSHCHGNGLERSSPPVTVTVTGHFSPRELLRAHTGPQDSPELLRRRGVHPTGPTPISTNGSLTSSISRHESLRRERESPPIRQSPSALHCSVPEQRTRTLNPLTMAQDIEETMSLALNELRELERQSGKPAAPDLVLDTLEQVKSSPSLPSGSTPSTLSSPSDSPSPLSPHSPLPPLPGPSSRRCPNDAPASFLPAASPRMGVTLRPPALRPKPPILPKANPPPTQLPPGQPQNFPPDKSGTM, encoded by the exons ATGTCCAACACGGCCAAGATCAAAAAGGAGAAGGAGATCCTCACGGAGTACGAGAGCCAGGTGAAAG agatCCGCTCTCAGCTGGtggagcagcagaaatgtctggAGCAGCAGACAGAGGTGCGGGTCCAGCTGCATCAGGACCTGCAGGACTTCTTCCGTAAGAAAGCGGAGATCGAGAGCGATTACTCCCGCAGCCTGGAGAAGCTGGCCGAGCGCTTCATGGCCAAGACCCGCAGCACCAAGGACCACCAGCAGTACAA GAAGGACCAGAACCTGCTGTCCCCGGTGAACTGCTGGTACCTGCTGCTCAACCAGGTGCGGCGTGAGAGCAAGGACCACGCCACGCTGAGTGACCTCTACCTCAACAACGTCATCACGCGCATATCGCACGTCAGCGAGGATAACACCCGCCTCCTCAAGAAG AGTAAAGAGATCACTTTCCAGCTGCAAGAGGACCTAATGAAGATTCTTAACGAACTGTACACG GTGATGAAGACCTACCACATGTACCACAGTGAGACGCTGAGCGCGGAGACCAAGCTGAAGGAGGCAGAGCGTCAGGGAGAGAGGCAGGGGCGGGGGGGCGAGGTCTTCGGCCTGCGTCACGAGGAACGACACCAGCGCCGCAACGCTGCCCGCAAGATCCAGAAGATGAAGGAGAAA CGTCAGGCCAAGTATTCCGAAAACAAGCTAAAGGTGATGAAGGCTCGTAACGAGTACCTGTTGACTCTGGAAGCTGCAAACGCGGCTCTGTTCAAGTACTACATCCAGGACCTGTCGCACCTGATCGAC TGTTGTGATCTGGGCTACCACGCCAGTCTGAGCCGGGCACTGCGTACATATCTGTCAGCTGAGTACAGTCTGGAGACGTCCCGTCACGAGGGTCTGGATATCctggagggggcagtagagagctTGGATCCCCGCAGTGACCGCCAACGTTTCATGGAGACACACCCAACTGCTTTTACACCCCCAGCTCGCTTCACCTACCAACCCCATATGGGTGACCAG GTGAGTCAGATCACGGCGGTACCACAGGTACAGGCTGAGCTGCTGCTGCGCTATCAGCAGCTGCAGTCCCGTCTCGCCACGCTGAAGATCGAGAACGAGGAG gtgAAGAAGACCTCAGAAGCCACTCTGAGCACCATCCAGGACATGCTGAACATGGAGGACTACGACGTGTCCGACAGCTTCCAGCACAGCCGCTCCACCGAGTCGGTCAAGTCCAGCGTGTCGGACACGTACCTCAGCAAACCGAGCCTGGCCAAGCGCCGCGCCAACCAGCAGGAGACCGAGCTCTTCTACTTCAAC AAGCTGAAGGAGTATCTGGAAGGCAGCAACCTTATCTCCAAACTACAGGCGAAGCATGACCTCCTGAAGAAGAGCATGAccgagg GGTACAGAGCAGACATAATGACAACCAG CCGTCGCCGAAACTCCCACAGTAGGAACCAG GACTCGGGGAAAGCCATTCCGCTCATCGTAGAGAGCTGCATACGATACATCAACCTATACG GGCTGCAGCACCAAGGAATTTTCCGAGTGTCTGGCTCGCAGGTGGAGGTCAATGACATCAAGAACTCTTTCGAGCGAG GAAACGACCCTCTGACAGATGAAGAGAATAACCATGACATCAACTCTGTGGCAGGTGTGCTGAAGATGTACTTCCGTAACCTGGACAACTCGCTCTTTCCCAAAGAGAAGTTCAACGACCTCATTGCCTGTGTCC GCACGGAGAGTTTGTACGAGCGGGCACTGACTATCCGGAAGCTCCTGATGACATCACCACGCCCTACTCTTGTTATTATGAGATACCTTTTTGCATTCCTCAATCA CCTCTCCCAGTACAGCGACGAAAACATGATGGATCCTGGAAACCTGGCTATCTGCTTCGGGCCCACACTCATGCCTACCCCGGACCTGCTGGACCAGGTCTCCTGCCAGACCCATGTCAATGAGGTCATCAAgaccatcatcatccaccaTGAGACCATCTTCCCCGATGCCAAGGAGCTCGAGGGTCCCGTCTATGAGAAGTGCATGAGTACCACAGAGtactg TGAGAGTCCGTATAGTGAGCCGGGAGTTTTTGAGGAGGGTGAGCAGGACGGtggcacagagacacagaccaGTGAAGAGG GCGATCCCGTGGAGGCCGTAGCCAAGTTCGACTACGTGGGCCGCTCGGATCGCGAGCTGTCCTTCAAGAAGGGGGCGTCGCTGCTGCTCTTCCAGAGAGCCTCTGAGGACTGGTGGGAGGGGCAACACAACGGCACCGACGGACTCATACCACACCAGTACATCACCCTGCAGGA GGAGGAGGCCATGTCGGACACTATGAGTCAGAAGGCGGACAGTGCGGTCAGCAGCACGCCGTCAGATGAAGTGAGCACCAGGAGGTCCTTGACCTCCCCCACCGAACCAAGACTGCCAGAAACCTTCATCAGCCG TCACAGAAAGCGGACTGAGGCTCTCCTGCGTCGTGTTCCCGGTCGCCTCGGCGACAGCCACTGCCACGGTAACGGCCTGGAGCGCAGCTCGCCACCGGTGACCGTAACGGTGACGGGTCACTTCAGCCCGCGGGAGCTGCTCCGAGCGCACACAGGGCCCCAGGACAGCCCGGAACTACTGCGTCGCCGTGGCGTCCATCCCACTGGCCCCACCCCCATCAGCACCAACGGCTCGCTGACCTCCAGCATCAGTCGCCACGAGTCCCTCCGCAGGGAGCGGGAGAGTCCGCCCATACGCCAGTCTCCATCTGCCCTGCACTGCAGCGTCCCCGAGCagcgcacacgcacgctcaACCCACTCACCATGGCACAG GACATTGAGGAGACCATGAGCCTGGCCCTGAACGAGCTCCGTGAGCTAGAGAGGCAGAGCGGCAAACCGGCAGCGCCCGACCTGGTGCTGGACACTCTGGAGCAGGTGAAGAGCAGTCCGTCCCTGCCCTCCGGATCCACCCCGTCCACGCTGTCCAGCCCGTCCGACTCCCCCAGCCCCCTGAGCCCCCACAGCCCCCTGCCACCCCTGCCGGGTCCCTCCTCACGCCGCTGCCCCAACGATGCGCCCGCCTCCTTCCTGCCTGCCGCCTCGCCCCGAATGGGCGTGACCCTTCGCCCCCCGGCTCTCCGCCCCAAACCCCCCATCCTCCCAAAAGCCAACCCCCCGCCCACGCAGCTGCCCCCCGGCCAACCCCAGAACTTCCCCCCCGACAAGTCAGGCACTATGTGA